In Tautonia rosea, a single window of DNA contains:
- a CDS encoding WXG100 family type VII secretion target: MPQAHVDPAELRRFAQSLKQFNNDLQSRMTVLNGQLNNLGSTWRDREHDKFAEEFRQTMNVVSRFIQLSETHVPFLMKKAEKIEDYLQQR; encoded by the coding sequence ATGCCGCAAGCTCACGTTGATCCGGCTGAACTTCGCCGTTTTGCTCAGAGTCTCAAGCAATTCAACAATGATCTCCAGAGCCGAATGACTGTCCTCAACGGTCAGTTGAACAATCTCGGTTCCACCTGGAGAGACCGCGAGCATGACAAGTTCGCGGAGGAGTTTCGACAGACGATGAATGTCGTCTCCCGATTCATCCAGCTTTCCGAGACCCACGTCCCCTTCCTGATGAAAAAAGCCGAGAAGATCGAAGACTATCTCCAGCAACGCTAA
- a CDS encoding CocE/NonD family hydrolase, producing the protein MNTYVVALLRSNLLAFAGVLAGFPVLAIGQQVVDSAPIIVEERFEKTEHLIPMRDGVRLFTAIYHPRDASAENPYPILISRTPYSCNPYGEDEYRPVIGPSKAMMEEGYIVVYQDVRGRFQSEGTYDNMRPHVPGELPIDESSDAYDTIEWLLEHVEGHNGRVGMWGISYPGFYTAAALPEAHPALVAASPQAPIADFFFDDFHHNGAYTLAYFLITPVFGYQKAGPQDSRWFDIIDPRTRDGYKFYLELGPLKNAERYYGPENFFWRQIVEHPNYDEFWQRRAILPHLNGLSTAVMTVGGWFDAEDLYGPLNIYQTIERENPGTFNMLVMGPWGHGDWARNGDGPQVTGNIPFGEGLSSSYQEQVEARFFRHFLKEGNDPDDPGPDLPEALTFDTGRKQWHEFDQWPPATVTAAQLYFGNDRTLTANPPEDEDRQPFSEFISDPNTPVPDSGEIRIVMTPRAYMTDDQRFATRRPDVLSFRSEVLESDVTLAGPMIARLFVSTTGTDADWVVKLIDEYPSDHPMEEHAPEGVEFGDYEQLVRGEILRGRFRNSFETPEPFVAGEVTPVELTLQDVFHTFKKGHRILVHVQSSWFPLFDRNPQTFVPNIFEADEADFTRQTHRVYHSPEFPSHLEISLLPGEAE; encoded by the coding sequence ATGAACACTTACGTCGTTGCGCTACTTCGTTCGAACCTGCTCGCGTTTGCGGGCGTGCTTGCCGGATTCCCAGTGCTCGCGATCGGTCAGCAAGTCGTCGATTCTGCCCCGATCATTGTTGAGGAGCGATTCGAAAAGACCGAGCATTTGATCCCGATGCGAGATGGGGTTCGTCTCTTCACGGCGATTTATCACCCACGTGATGCGTCTGCAGAGAACCCGTACCCGATTTTGATCAGCCGTACCCCTTATAGCTGTAACCCTTATGGTGAGGATGAGTACCGACCGGTGATCGGGCCGTCGAAGGCGATGATGGAAGAGGGGTACATCGTTGTTTATCAAGATGTTCGGGGACGTTTTCAGTCGGAAGGGACCTATGACAATATGAGGCCACATGTTCCCGGAGAATTGCCGATAGATGAAAGTTCCGATGCGTACGACACAATCGAATGGTTGCTGGAACATGTCGAAGGGCACAATGGCCGGGTCGGCATGTGGGGGATTTCCTATCCCGGATTTTACACTGCTGCGGCGCTGCCCGAGGCGCATCCTGCGCTGGTGGCAGCCTCGCCACAGGCGCCGATTGCCGACTTTTTCTTTGACGACTTTCACCACAATGGTGCTTACACACTCGCGTATTTTCTAATCACGCCGGTCTTCGGCTATCAGAAAGCGGGACCTCAGGATTCGAGGTGGTTCGACATCATCGATCCGAGAACGCGAGACGGCTACAAGTTTTATCTGGAGCTTGGCCCACTGAAAAATGCCGAGCGATATTATGGGCCGGAGAACTTCTTCTGGAGGCAAATCGTTGAGCATCCGAATTACGATGAGTTCTGGCAGCGTCGGGCGATTCTCCCTCATTTGAACGGGCTCTCGACCGCGGTGATGACGGTGGGGGGGTGGTTCGATGCGGAGGATCTGTATGGGCCATTGAATATTTATCAGACCATTGAGCGAGAGAATCCAGGAACCTTTAACATGCTGGTCATGGGGCCCTGGGGGCATGGTGACTGGGCTCGAAACGGGGACGGTCCCCAGGTGACAGGGAACATTCCTTTTGGTGAGGGTCTCTCCTCATCGTATCAGGAACAGGTCGAGGCGCGTTTCTTCCGTCATTTCCTCAAGGAAGGTAATGATCCCGATGATCCTGGTCCTGACTTGCCCGAGGCGTTGACGTTTGATACCGGCCGAAAGCAGTGGCACGAGTTTGATCAATGGCCTCCCGCAACCGTCACGGCGGCCCAGCTGTATTTCGGAAACGACAGGACGCTCACGGCCAATCCGCCGGAGGACGAGGATCGTCAGCCCTTTTCGGAATTCATCAGTGATCCGAACACACCGGTACCCGACTCAGGGGAGATCCGGATCGTCATGACCCCCCGGGCCTACATGACCGACGATCAGCGTTTTGCCACGCGACGACCCGACGTGCTGTCGTTTCGTTCCGAAGTTCTCGAATCGGATGTGACGCTCGCCGGCCCCATGATCGCCCGGCTCTTTGTTTCGACCACCGGTACCGACGCCGACTGGGTCGTGAAACTCATTGACGAATATCCGAGCGATCACCCGATGGAGGAGCATGCCCCCGAGGGAGTCGAGTTCGGCGATTACGAGCAGCTCGTTCGGGGAGAGATTCTCCGGGGACGGTTCCGCAACAGCTTTGAAACGCCCGAGCCATTCGTTGCGGGCGAAGTCACCCCGGTTGAACTGACCCTTCAGGATGTCTTCCACACGTTCAAGAAGGGGCACCGGATTTTGGTGCACGTTCAGAGTAGCTGGTTCCCGCTCTTTGATCGGAATCCCCAGACGTTCGTGCCTAATATCTTTGAGGCCGACGAGGCTGACTTTACCCGGCAGACGCATCGGGTGTATCACTCGCCAGAGTTCCCCAGCCATCTGGAGATCTCGTTGCTTCCCGGGGAAGCGGAGTAA
- a CDS encoding DUF1553 domain-containing protein, with product MTQLRPPRTMAVGWIFLLMVSPLVFPHSGLAEEERSIDFATEIRPILSDTCVRCHGPDASQRAAGLRLDTPEGALADLGGYAAIVPGSPEESELFLRITEDMADFRMPPPDSGKSLSDAQVELIRQWIAQGAPWEDHWAFTPPLRPELPAVKESSWVRNPIDAFILAPLEQDGIAPSTEADRATLIRRASLDVTGLPPTPEDVQAFLADDRPDAYEHLIDRLLASPHYGERWGRRWLDNARYADSNGYSIDAPREIWLYRDWVIDSLNRDLPFDEFTIDQIAGDLRPDASMPQLVATGFHRNTPINQEGGIDREQFRIESVIDRVNTTGSVWLGLTIGCAQCHDHKYDPISQQDYFQFFAFLNTVDEPTIPVASEEDVARRDEVNQAISDYLARIERDPDLLNRQHAWEIGLDGAGRQKQSQEVREAFDLPFEKRPADRNRVVFAAFIDQSDDPIVAPHRTAIATLKQELPKIPTTMVVREQNVPRTTHFLTAGDFTRPGDPVEPDVPSVLPPLTRSSDTRANRLDLARWLVDPDHPLTARVAVNRLWQAYFGRGIVETDEDFGTQGTLPSHPDLLDWLAVEFVEQGWSLKTMHRLILTSSTYRQSSRLRPDLIDRDPTNRRLARQSRLRLDAELIRDSALVASGLLTETVGGPSVFPPQPDGVMSLGQMRREWVTDTGPNRFRRGLYTFFWRATPHPLLVGFDAPDATFACTRRTRSNTPLQALMLLNDQAFYEFAQALADRLLAEGPLDDTKRLDLAFRLCLARSPDPVELDRLNAFLSEQRSLNSGSGDDDHSKTDHSERAAWTAIARVLLNLDEFITRE from the coding sequence ATGACGCAATTGCGACCGCCCCGGACGATGGCCGTCGGGTGGATCTTCCTCCTCATGGTGAGCCCGCTTGTCTTCCCGCACAGTGGACTCGCCGAAGAGGAACGGTCGATCGACTTTGCGACGGAGATTCGGCCGATACTTTCGGACACCTGTGTCCGCTGCCATGGCCCCGACGCCTCGCAACGCGCCGCGGGACTCCGGCTCGATACACCGGAAGGAGCCCTTGCCGACCTGGGCGGGTATGCAGCGATCGTTCCCGGATCACCCGAGGAGAGCGAGCTTTTTCTGCGAATCACCGAGGACATGGCCGATTTTCGGATGCCCCCCCCCGATTCGGGAAAGTCGCTCTCGGACGCCCAGGTTGAGTTAATTCGCCAGTGGATCGCGCAGGGTGCCCCCTGGGAAGATCACTGGGCCTTCACTCCTCCTCTGCGTCCAGAGTTGCCAGCCGTCAAGGAATCCTCCTGGGTCCGCAACCCGATCGATGCGTTCATCCTCGCCCCGCTCGAACAGGATGGAATTGCTCCTTCAACCGAGGCCGATCGGGCGACCTTAATTCGACGGGCCAGTCTCGACGTGACGGGCCTGCCCCCGACCCCGGAGGACGTTCAGGCATTCCTGGCCGATGACCGTCCCGACGCCTACGAGCACCTGATCGATCGACTCCTCGCCAGCCCTCACTACGGGGAACGTTGGGGGCGTCGTTGGCTCGACAATGCCCGCTACGCCGACTCAAACGGGTATAGCATCGATGCTCCCCGAGAGATCTGGCTGTACCGGGACTGGGTCATCGACTCCTTGAACCGTGATCTCCCGTTCGACGAATTCACCATCGACCAGATCGCCGGCGATCTTCGCCCCGATGCCTCAATGCCTCAGCTCGTCGCAACCGGATTTCATCGCAACACGCCGATCAATCAGGAAGGGGGCATCGACCGCGAACAGTTTCGGATCGAGTCGGTCATTGATCGAGTCAACACCACCGGCTCGGTCTGGCTTGGATTGACGATCGGGTGCGCCCAGTGCCACGATCACAAATATGATCCGATTTCACAGCAAGATTACTTTCAGTTCTTTGCATTCTTGAATACCGTCGACGAGCCGACCATTCCCGTGGCGTCCGAGGAGGATGTCGCCCGGCGGGACGAGGTCAACCAGGCCATCAGCGACTACCTCGCCCGAATCGAGCGCGACCCCGACTTGCTCAATCGACAACATGCCTGGGAGATCGGGCTCGATGGTGCAGGCCGCCAGAAGCAGTCTCAGGAAGTCCGAGAGGCCTTCGACCTCCCCTTCGAGAAACGCCCCGCAGACCGCAATCGAGTCGTCTTCGCGGCCTTCATCGACCAATCAGACGATCCGATCGTCGCTCCTCATCGCACCGCCATCGCCACCCTCAAGCAAGAACTTCCCAAGATCCCCACGACCATGGTCGTTCGAGAGCAGAACGTCCCTCGAACCACCCATTTCTTGACGGCGGGCGACTTCACCAGGCCGGGAGACCCGGTCGAGCCCGATGTGCCTTCCGTGCTTCCTCCCTTGACTCGATCGTCGGACACCCGCGCGAACCGGCTCGACCTGGCCCGATGGCTCGTTGATCCCGATCACCCGCTCACGGCAAGGGTCGCCGTCAATCGCCTCTGGCAAGCATACTTTGGACGAGGCATCGTCGAAACCGACGAGGACTTCGGCACTCAGGGCACCCTTCCTTCGCACCCGGACTTGCTCGACTGGCTCGCGGTCGAGTTCGTGGAGCAAGGCTGGAGCCTCAAAACCATGCACCGCCTGATCCTTACCTCGTCCACCTACCGCCAATCGTCCAGACTTCGCCCCGACCTGATCGATCGTGATCCGACCAATCGGCGTCTCGCTCGTCAGTCTCGGTTGCGGCTCGACGCCGAACTCATCCGCGATTCCGCCCTCGTCGCAAGCGGCCTCCTCACCGAAACCGTCGGAGGACCGAGCGTTTTCCCTCCCCAACCCGACGGCGTGATGAGCCTCGGGCAGATGAGGCGCGAATGGGTCACCGACACCGGCCCCAACCGCTTCCGCAGAGGGCTCTACACCTTCTTCTGGAGAGCGACGCCTCATCCCTTGCTCGTTGGCTTCGATGCCCCAGACGCCACCTTCGCCTGTACGCGACGCACCCGTTCCAACACGCCGCTTCAAGCGCTCATGCTCTTGAACGATCAGGCGTTCTACGAATTTGCTCAGGCCCTGGCCGACCGCCTTCTTGCTGAAGGTCCTCTGGACGACACTAAACGGCTCGACCTCGCCTTTCGTCTCTGTCTCGCTCGAAGCCCCGACCCCGTCGAACTGGATCGCCTGAATGCATTCCTCAGTGAACAACGATCGCTCAACTCCGGCTCAGGGGATGACGATCATTCCAAGACCGATCATTCCGAGCGAGCTGCCTGGACCGCGATCGCCAGGGTCTTGTTGAATCTGGATGAGTTCATCACACGCGAGTAA
- a CDS encoding alpha/beta hydrolase domain-containing protein, translated as MRNVYGVGINRTSPAGLGVLAWLFSLTFSLSTVDAGVVRLEIEHREPFADGHEFGLVGAYERLSGRAMLEVDPDDPSNRAIHDLKLAPRNDRGFVEFSTEFDLLAPVNPKRGNRRIFFEVNNRGNKLAPGAFLDRGGNEFKSLDDAGNGFLFQEGYHLLWCGWNGDVLPGGERLTIDLPITKDASGPIEGRIYAEICVDESSRSEPLAWGNSDPYPVIDPEQAVVTMRPTRDALAEVIPRDRRAFARLDGDQVVPDPRYLYLEEGFRPGWIYEVVYTTQNPRVTGLGFAAVRDVVSFFRNEESPANPLAGAVDGVIAFGISQSGRFLHDFVYQGFNADETGHAVFDGVFAHVPGAGKGMFNGRFVQTTRHGSPHQDRLYLSESFPMTTAPSTDPWTGRTGDTLERARAAGVVPKMVFTNTSAEYWTRAASLLHTDVDGTVDVGHDPNVRIYFIAGGQHGVTTETSRGIYVNLINTLDYRGVLRALLVALDDWATRGVEPPPSRYPRIDDGTLIRADAYRRTFPELPGIALPRTHYVPTRLNFGPRWESEGIIDEVPAVAGQPFLSLVPAPDADGNDRAGIRLPQLAVPVATFTGWNLRSVEAGAAGQLAKFNGSLLPFPGDERQRVAKGDLRLSVQARYPNFAHYLGLYSECLLELESQRFLLDEDVVRLLRAAEASRSSWDVGGGEAPRN; from the coding sequence ATGCGCAACGTGTACGGAGTCGGGATTAACCGGACCAGTCCTGCTGGGCTTGGAGTTCTGGCCTGGCTGTTCTCCCTTACTTTCTCGCTTTCAACGGTCGATGCGGGAGTTGTTCGTCTGGAGATCGAGCACCGGGAACCTTTTGCCGACGGTCATGAGTTCGGCTTGGTCGGTGCCTATGAACGTCTCAGCGGGCGAGCGATGCTCGAAGTGGATCCCGACGATCCATCGAACCGAGCGATTCACGATCTGAAGCTCGCCCCTCGAAACGATCGCGGCTTTGTGGAATTCTCGACCGAGTTCGACTTGCTCGCCCCCGTGAATCCAAAACGAGGCAATCGCCGAATCTTCTTCGAGGTCAACAACCGAGGCAACAAACTCGCTCCCGGCGCTTTTCTCGATCGTGGGGGGAACGAGTTCAAATCGCTCGATGACGCGGGCAATGGGTTTCTCTTCCAAGAGGGGTATCACCTGCTCTGGTGCGGCTGGAATGGGGATGTCCTTCCGGGAGGGGAGCGTCTCACGATCGATCTTCCCATTACCAAGGACGCCTCAGGTCCGATCGAAGGACGCATTTATGCGGAAATTTGCGTTGATGAGTCGAGCCGATCGGAACCGCTCGCCTGGGGGAACTCGGACCCTTACCCGGTGATCGACCCCGAGCAGGCCGTGGTCACCATGCGGCCGACCCGTGATGCTCTCGCCGAGGTCATTCCCAGAGACCGGAGGGCATTTGCTCGACTCGATGGAGATCAGGTCGTCCCTGACCCCAGGTACCTGTATCTCGAAGAGGGGTTCCGGCCCGGATGGATCTACGAGGTGGTTTATACGACACAGAACCCTCGGGTCACGGGGCTCGGATTTGCCGCGGTTCGAGATGTGGTCTCCTTCTTCAGAAACGAGGAATCCCCTGCGAATCCGCTGGCAGGAGCCGTGGACGGGGTGATTGCGTTCGGGATATCGCAGTCGGGGAGATTCCTTCACGATTTCGTGTATCAGGGATTCAATGCGGACGAAACGGGACACGCGGTGTTCGACGGTGTCTTCGCCCACGTTCCGGGAGCGGGAAAAGGAATGTTCAACGGCCGGTTCGTTCAGACGACCCGGCATGGCAGTCCCCACCAGGACCGACTCTATCTCTCGGAGTCGTTCCCGATGACCACGGCTCCTTCGACAGACCCGTGGACCGGCCGGACAGGGGATACGCTGGAACGTGCCCGAGCGGCGGGAGTTGTTCCAAAAATGGTGTTCACCAACACATCTGCCGAGTACTGGACGCGAGCCGCGTCGCTCTTGCATACGGATGTGGACGGGACCGTTGATGTGGGGCACGACCCGAACGTACGCATCTACTTCATTGCCGGCGGTCAGCATGGCGTGACGACCGAGACGAGTCGGGGAATCTATGTCAACCTGATCAATACGCTCGACTATCGAGGGGTGCTGAGGGCCTTGCTTGTTGCACTCGACGACTGGGCGACACGCGGGGTTGAGCCACCGCCGAGCCGATACCCAAGGATCGACGACGGCACCTTGATCCGAGCAGATGCCTACCGTCGTACGTTTCCCGAGCTTCCGGGAATCGCCTTGCCTCGAACGCATTATGTTCCGACGCGGTTGAACTTCGGTCCTCGATGGGAATCGGAGGGGATCATCGATGAAGTTCCAGCCGTGGCCGGTCAGCCCTTTCTGAGCTTGGTTCCTGCTCCCGATGCGGATGGAAATGATCGCGCAGGCATTCGATTGCCTCAGCTCGCTGTGCCGGTAGCCACCTTCACCGGATGGAATCTTCGGAGTGTCGAAGCAGGAGCGGCAGGACAACTCGCCAAGTTCAACGGTTCCCTGCTACCGTTTCCGGGAGATGAAAGGCAACGGGTTGCAAAGGGTGACCTGAGACTGTCGGTACAGGCACGATACCCGAACTTCGCGCATTACCTCGGCTTGTATTCGGAGTGCCTGCTCGAACTTGAATCGCAGCGATTCCTGCTGGATGAAGACGTGGTGCGATTGCTCCGTGCCGCCGAAGCGTCTCGATCATCGTGGGATGTTGGAGGTGGTGAAGCTCCACGCAATTGA
- a CDS encoding neutral/alkaline non-lysosomal ceramidase N-terminal domain-containing protein, with translation MDVSRIHRCRRSLVFLLISWGLTAVSIAHAGQEGDRVFRAGAATSNITPPLGEPIVGNWNAPPATHVHDELHARCLVLDDGETRIAIVLCDNVGIARDVLDVARILAEESSGIPGQHILLASTHTHSATPARGLDRLAPMDDLSGYPAFLARRIADGVVRASANLEPARIGWGRAEVPGQVFNRRWFLNPDREILNPFGGTDRVKMNPPRATPDLREPAGPTDPEVVFLSVQAVDGRPIALLANYSLHYVGGVPSGHVSADYFGVFAERIGQLLDADRVDPPFVGVMSNGTSGDINNIDFRATGQRLEPYEKIRQVADEVAEAVHQAHQSVTFHSWVPLGAVTRELTLAARVPDEELRDFAQRTLAKPEEAPRDHPLERIYAERVLRAVDAPEEVSILLQAVRIGGVGIAAIPFEVFVETGLELKARSPFEQTFTIELANGSYGYLPTPRHHDLGGYETWFGTNRVERDASERIRDGILELFGALQDH, from the coding sequence ATGGATGTTTCTCGAATTCATCGTTGCCGAAGATCTCTCGTGTTCCTCTTGATCTCCTGGGGATTGACGGCGGTTTCAATCGCACATGCCGGACAGGAGGGGGACCGTGTTTTCCGGGCGGGAGCAGCAACGAGCAACATCACCCCTCCGCTGGGGGAGCCGATTGTCGGCAACTGGAACGCTCCTCCGGCGACTCATGTTCACGACGAACTGCACGCTCGATGCCTGGTGCTTGATGATGGCGAGACAAGGATCGCCATCGTCCTTTGCGATAATGTGGGAATTGCCCGAGACGTTCTGGACGTGGCACGAATCCTGGCAGAGGAGTCAAGTGGGATTCCTGGTCAACACATCCTTCTTGCTTCGACGCATACGCACTCGGCGACTCCGGCCCGAGGGCTCGATCGACTTGCTCCCATGGACGATCTCAGTGGTTATCCCGCCTTTCTGGCGCGTCGGATTGCCGATGGGGTTGTTCGAGCATCCGCCAACCTTGAACCTGCCAGAATCGGCTGGGGCCGTGCTGAAGTTCCTGGGCAAGTCTTCAACCGGCGTTGGTTCCTGAACCCCGATCGCGAGATCCTGAACCCGTTCGGCGGAACAGACCGCGTCAAGATGAACCCTCCCCGGGCAACTCCTGACTTGAGAGAACCCGCCGGCCCGACCGACCCTGAGGTTGTCTTTCTCTCGGTTCAGGCAGTCGATGGCCGGCCGATCGCGCTCCTGGCCAACTATTCGTTGCATTATGTTGGGGGAGTGCCCTCGGGCCATGTCTCCGCCGATTATTTTGGGGTCTTTGCCGAGCGCATCGGGCAGTTGCTTGACGCGGATCGGGTTGACCCGCCCTTCGTGGGTGTCATGAGCAATGGAACAAGTGGAGACATCAATAACATCGACTTTCGTGCTACTGGGCAACGGCTGGAGCCGTATGAGAAGATCCGCCAGGTTGCTGATGAGGTTGCAGAAGCGGTCCATCAGGCACACCAATCGGTCACGTTTCACTCCTGGGTTCCGTTGGGGGCGGTGACTCGGGAACTCACCCTGGCGGCGCGAGTTCCCGACGAGGAACTGCGAGACTTCGCACAACGGACGTTGGCGAAGCCCGAAGAGGCTCCGCGTGATCACCCTCTTGAACGGATCTACGCAGAGCGCGTTCTTCGAGCGGTTGATGCTCCAGAAGAGGTCTCGATTCTTCTTCAGGCCGTTCGGATTGGAGGCGTCGGTATCGCTGCCATTCCGTTCGAAGTGTTTGTCGAAACCGGGCTCGAGCTCAAAGCTCGAAGTCCGTTCGAACAGACCTTTACCATTGAGCTGGCGAATGGATCGTACGGCTATCTTCCCACCCCTCGCCATCACGACCTCGGAGGTTACGAAACCTGGTTTGGGACCAATCGGGTCGAGCGAGACGCCTCGGAAAGGATTCGAGACGGGATTCTCGAACTCTTTGGTGCCTTGCAAGACCATTGA
- a CDS encoding DUF1501 domain-containing protein: MNEIPPLLQSTRRHFFERCGIGLGSMALTSLLGTGTASLAAEPDPSTNPLAPRAGHFAPKAKNVIFLFMAGGPSQFELFDYKPGLQRYNDQPIPPSYLEGKRFAFMETFNKEPPKLLGTRRKFSRHGDSGAWVSECLPHTARIVDDLTFLKSVWTEPVNHAPAKLFFNAGTTQFGRPSMGAWITYGIGSEADNLPGFVVLQSGPRGPRGGAVLWGSGFLPTAYQGVPFRSGPEPILDLSRPPEVSEDDQRTALNAIGDLNRHRLDTTGDPEIATRIASYEMAFRMQSSAPELIDLAGESQATLDLYGIEPGTPSFASNCLLARRLVERGTRFVQLYHTNWDHHGGPTENLEDSLDTVCLDVDRASAALITDLKARGLLDETLVIWGGEFGRTPMGEVRENTGRNHHPDAFTMWLAGGGVKPGMTFGASDEFGFSAAEDPIHVHDLQATILHLLGLDHTRLTYRFQGRDFRLTDVGGRVVSSLFA; this comes from the coding sequence ATGAATGAGATCCCTCCGCTGCTTCAATCGACCCGTCGGCATTTTTTTGAACGATGCGGAATCGGTCTGGGCTCGATGGCGCTGACCTCCTTGCTCGGAACTGGCACCGCCAGTCTTGCCGCCGAACCCGATCCGTCCACCAACCCATTGGCACCTCGGGCCGGTCATTTCGCTCCCAAAGCCAAGAACGTGATCTTCCTGTTCATGGCAGGCGGACCGAGCCAGTTCGAGTTGTTTGATTACAAACCCGGACTTCAGCGCTACAACGATCAACCGATTCCCCCTTCGTACCTTGAAGGCAAGCGATTCGCCTTCATGGAGACCTTCAACAAGGAACCTCCGAAGCTCCTCGGCACCCGCCGAAAATTCTCCAGACACGGTGACAGTGGAGCCTGGGTCTCCGAATGTTTGCCGCACACGGCCCGAATCGTGGATGACCTGACCTTCCTCAAGTCGGTCTGGACCGAACCGGTCAACCACGCTCCGGCCAAGTTGTTCTTCAATGCGGGCACCACGCAATTCGGTCGTCCCAGCATGGGGGCCTGGATTACCTATGGCATCGGCAGTGAGGCGGACAACCTCCCCGGCTTCGTCGTCCTCCAGTCCGGGCCAAGGGGTCCTAGAGGGGGCGCAGTCCTCTGGGGCAGCGGCTTCCTGCCGACCGCATACCAGGGTGTTCCTTTCCGGAGCGGTCCCGAGCCCATCCTCGATCTATCCCGACCTCCGGAGGTTTCTGAAGACGATCAGCGCACCGCGCTCAATGCCATCGGCGACCTGAACCGCCATCGACTCGATACCACGGGCGATCCCGAAATCGCCACCCGAATTGCCTCTTACGAGATGGCCTTTCGAATGCAGTCGAGCGCCCCCGAATTAATCGACCTGGCGGGCGAGTCGCAGGCCACCCTCGACCTCTATGGTATCGAGCCGGGAACTCCTTCCTTTGCCAGCAATTGCCTGCTCGCTCGACGACTTGTTGAGCGTGGCACGCGATTCGTCCAGCTCTACCACACCAACTGGGACCACCACGGCGGCCCCACCGAAAACCTTGAAGATTCGCTCGATACCGTCTGTCTCGACGTCGATCGCGCCTCTGCCGCCCTGATCACCGATCTCAAGGCCCGCGGCCTCCTCGATGAAACCCTGGTCATCTGGGGAGGAGAATTCGGACGGACCCCAATGGGAGAGGTCCGAGAAAACACCGGACGTAACCACCACCCCGACGCCTTCACCATGTGGCTCGCGGGGGGTGGTGTAAAGCCCGGGATGACCTTTGGTGCGAGCGATGAGTTCGGATTCTCCGCTGCCGAAGATCCGATCCACGTCCATGACCTTCAGGCCACGATTCTCCACCTGCTCGGCCTTGATCACACCCGCCTGACTTACCGCTTCCAGGGTCGCGATTTCCGACTGACCGACGTCGGGGGACGGGTCGTCTCCTCCCTCTTCGCCTGA
- a CDS encoding GTPase — MTPTPIAQDGPFHSLLTSQARGAIAVLRVWGEGAVGAVNEVFRPIRGVSLSKSPSGRPRVGRVGRGIGDEVVALILDEPGQTLEVEIQCHGGPAAVGLVIDSLERVGVRWRSADDWLADHQSSRLKWLAHHDLVHAETDRTARYLLAQAQGALDEAIETIRNQMGNTPSEAIRRLDRLIQVAEVGLHLVSGWRIALAGRPNVGKSRLLNALAGYGRAIVSPTPGTTRDVVTARIAIEGWPVEVSDTAGLRETHDPIEAGGVVLARSRHEGADLVLLILDQSEPLSESDRALLSEYESSLIVCNKSDLTAAWEPEPSWKEVQRISAERGDGLESLVATLSRRIVPTPPDVEEAIPFRAEQREQLIEIRRLLQEGSLDDARKKLDWLQYEAT; from the coding sequence ATGACGCCAACACCGATTGCACAAGACGGACCGTTTCACAGTCTGCTGACATCGCAAGCCCGAGGAGCAATCGCGGTGCTTCGGGTTTGGGGAGAGGGGGCTGTCGGCGCGGTGAATGAGGTGTTTCGGCCAATTCGAGGGGTGAGCCTTTCGAAGTCGCCATCAGGGCGACCCCGCGTTGGGAGAGTGGGACGGGGGATCGGGGACGAGGTGGTTGCCCTCATCCTGGACGAACCTGGTCAAACTCTTGAGGTGGAGATTCAGTGCCACGGAGGACCAGCGGCCGTGGGCCTCGTGATCGACTCCCTGGAACGGGTCGGAGTGCGCTGGCGATCGGCCGACGATTGGCTTGCCGATCATCAGTCCTCTCGTTTGAAATGGCTTGCACATCATGACCTTGTTCATGCGGAAACCGATCGGACCGCAAGATATCTTCTCGCTCAGGCTCAAGGTGCCCTTGATGAAGCAATCGAGACCATCCGCAACCAGATGGGCAACACCCCTTCCGAGGCGATAAGGAGACTCGACAGGCTCATCCAGGTTGCGGAGGTAGGACTTCATCTCGTTTCCGGGTGGCGCATCGCACTCGCCGGGCGGCCAAACGTGGGAAAGAGTCGCCTCCTGAATGCCCTGGCAGGTTATGGCCGAGCGATTGTCTCCCCGACGCCGGGAACCACCCGGGACGTGGTGACTGCCAGAATCGCGATCGAAGGTTGGCCGGTCGAGGTTTCGGATACGGCGGGACTTCGAGAGACCCACGACCCGATCGAAGCCGGGGGGGTGGTACTGGCTCGTTCTCGGCATGAGGGAGCGGATCTGGTTCTCTTGATTCTCGATCAATCCGAACCGCTTTCGGAAAGCGATCGAGCGTTGCTTTCGGAGTATGAGTCTTCGCTGATCGTTTGTAATAAATCGGACCTGACAGCGGCCTGGGAGCCGGAGCCCTCCTGGAAAGAGGTGCAGAGGATTTCGGCCGAACGCGGGGATGGGCTCGAATCGCTGGTAGCAACACTGTCTCGACGGATTGTGCCGACTCCTCCTGACGTTGAGGAAGCGATTCCGTTTCGAGCGGAACAACGGGAACAACTGATCGAAATTCGTCGACTCCTCCAGGAAGGTTCGCTGGATGATGCGCGCAAGAAGCTCGATTGGCTTCAATACGAGGCCACCTGA